In Equus przewalskii isolate Varuska chromosome 31, EquPr2, whole genome shotgun sequence, one genomic interval encodes:
- the LOC103559026 gene encoding microtubule-associated proteins 1A/1B light chain 3C, translated as MSMVFALYKRAGTAVEETADSAEKRECQPLRRSCLRHRELKALIQKRVMLTLLKGGGGALPREQFLPALDKTKFLGPQGLTVTQFQGVMRSRMVLGATEAFHLLVNHRSVASVSVTVAEIYRDCKDEDGFVYMTCTSQEVFGGLGSAAASWGQTLPSSPARVDTVL; from the exons ATGAGCATGGTTTTTGCGCTGTATAAAC GCGCAGGCACAGCTGTTGAAGAAACCGCAGACTCTGCAGAAAAGCGCGAGTGTCAGCCCCTTCGGCGGAGT TGCCTAAGACACAGAGAACTGAAGGCCCTGATTCAGAAGAGAGTCATGCTGACCCTCTTGAAAGGCGGTGGGGGAGCGCTCCCCAGGGAGCAGTTCCTGCCAGCGCTGGACAAGACCAAGTTCCTGGGCCCGCAGGGGCTGACCGTGACCCAGTTCCAGGGCGTCATGCG GAGCCGCATGGTCCTCGGGGCCACTGAAGCCTTTCACCTGCTGGTGAACCACAGGAGTGTGGCCAGCGTGAGCGTGACCGTGGCAGAGATCTACAGGGACTGCAAGGACGAGGACGGCTTCGTGTACATGACCTGCACCTCCCAGGAGGTGTTTGGGGGCTTGGGGTCGGCAGCCGCATCCTGGGGGCAGACCCTGCCATCCTCTCCAGCGCGTGTTGACACAGTCCTCTGA